In Helianthus annuus cultivar XRQ/B chromosome 9, HanXRQr2.0-SUNRISE, whole genome shotgun sequence, the following are encoded in one genomic region:
- the LOC110876206 gene encoding uncharacterized protein LOC110876206 encodes MGKIPTTAALRNWNINIDDVNRPFCNSNEETVGHIFTSCSAASIVWQHVSIWCKVTPFSASTVREILEIHDHVDLKGPAKDVLHGIIIIGCWSLWRARNGIKFENKQVRIEDIIREVKSVGYLWISSRLNARSISWTEWCSFVSM; translated from the coding sequence ATGGGGAAAATTCCTACCACGGCGGCGCTTCGAAACTGGAATATTAACATTGATGACGTAAACCGCCCCTTTTGCAACTCGAATGAGGAAACAGTTGGACATATCTTCACTTCATGTTCAGCTGCATCGATAGTGTGGCAGCATGTTAGCATTTGGTGTAAGGTGACCCCGTTCTCCGCCTCGACGGTTAGAGAAATTCTGGAGATACATGACCACGTCGACCTTAAAGGGCCGGCTAAAGACGTGCTCCACGGGATCATTATTATTGGTTGCTGGAGTTTATGGCGGGCTAGGAATGGTATCAAGTTCGAGAACAAGCAAGTGCGGATTGAAGACATTATTAGGGAAGTAAAATCAGTAGGATACCTTTGGATTAGTAGTAGACTTAACGCAAGGTCCATCTCATGGACCGAATGGTGTAGTTTTGTGAGTATGTAG
- the LOC110878366 gene encoding uncharacterized protein LOC110878366, giving the protein MADVYSTYKKRDDICDDVCGQEVSRMSRIRCMIQSLDFRTIIILFVIIPTVFMSIYCHGQKVTYFLRPIWQSPPKPFIPIPHYYNENVSMSTLCKLHGWTVREYPRRVFDAVLFNNEIDMLTIRWQELYPYITQFVLLESNSTFTSIPKPHFFAINQHRFEFVKPRLTYATIPGGSRKGINPFYEEAYQRVALDRLLRIAGIEDDDLLIMSDVDEIPSAHTINLLRSCDGPPQIMHLHLKNFLYSFEFNVEHKSWRASVHRYEKGKTRYAHYRQTDYLFADSGWHCSFCFRKISDFVFKMKAYSHSDRIRFAHHLDPKRIQKVICNGDDLYDMLPEEFTFKEIIGNMGPIPHSYSAVNLPSHLLNNVEEFKYLLPGNCVREGG; this is encoded by the exons ATGGCTGATGTTTATTCTACTTACAAGAAGCGAGATGATATCTGTGACGATGTTTGTGGTCAG GAAGTAAGCAGGATGTCAAGAATCAGATGCATGATTCAAAGTCTTGATTTTAGAACAATTATAATATTATTTGTGATTATTCCAACTGTGTTCATGAGTATATACTGTCATGGACAGAAAGTCACATACTTTTTAAGACCCATATGGCAATCACCCCCTAAACCATTCATTCCAATCCCTCATTACTATAACGAAAACGTGTCGATGTCGACTCTCTGCAAGCTCCACGGCTGGACCGTACGCGAATACCCTCGACGAGTGTTTGACGCAGTCTTATTCAACAACGAAATCGACATGCTGACAATCCGATGGCAAGAACTCTACCCTTACATAACCCAATTCGTCCTCCTCGAATCCAATTCGACATTCACAAGCATACCAAAACCACATTTCTTCGCGATCAACCAACACCGGTTCGAGTTTGTAAAGCCTCGGTTAACCTACGCCACGATCCCAGGCGGGTCGAGAAAGGGGATAAACCCGTTTTACGAAGAGGCGTATCAACGAGTGGCCCTTGATCGCCTCTTACGTATCGCAGGCATCGAAGACGATGACTTATTAATCATGTCGGATGTCGACGAGATCCCCAGCGCGCACACGATCAACCTCTTGCGATCGTGTGACGGCCCACCGCAAATAATGCATCTTCACTTGAAAAACTTCTTGTACTCATTTGAGTTCAATGTGGAACATAAAAGCTGGAGGGCTTCAGTTCACAGATATGAAAAGGGTAAAACAAGATATGCTCATTACAGACAAACTGATTACTTGTTTGCTGATTCAGGCTGGCATtgtagcttctgcttcagaaagATAAGTGACTTTGTGTTCAAAATGAAAGCTTACAGTCACTCGGATAGGATCCGGTTCGCTCACCATCTTGACCCGAAAAGGATCCAGAAAGTGATCTGCAATGGGGATGACTTGTATGATATGCTGCCAGAGGAGTTTACATTCAAGGAGATTATTGGCAACATGGGGCCCATTCCTCATTCATATTCAGCAGTTAATCTGCCATCACATTTGTTGAATAATGTTGAGGAGTTTAAGTATCTTTTGCCCGGAAACTGTGTCCGGGAAGGTGGTTGA